One region of Etheostoma cragini isolate CJK2018 chromosome 16, CSU_Ecrag_1.0, whole genome shotgun sequence genomic DNA includes:
- the ube2g1b gene encoding ubiquitin-conjugating enzyme E2G 1b, whose protein sequence is MTGQSSLLLRKQLAELNKNPVEGFSAGLVDDDDIYQWEVVVIGPQDTLFEGGFFKATLTFPRNYPLRPPKMKFVTEIWHPNVAKNGDVCISILHEPGEDKYGYEKPEERWLPIHTVETIMISVISMLADPNGDSPANVDAAKEWREDPKGVFKKKVARCVRRSQEMAYD, encoded by the exons ATGACGGGACAATCCTCGTTGTTACTACGTAAACAATTAGCAG AGCTCAACAAGAACCCAGTGGAAGGCTTTTCTGCCGGTCTCGTAGATGATGATGACATCTATCAGTGGGAAGTGGTCGTCATTGGACCTCAAGACACATTGTT TGAAGGAGGTTTCTTCAAAGCCACCTTAACCTTCCCCCGTAACTATCCTTTGAGGCCTCCCAAGATGAAGTTCGTCACAGAAATCTGGCATCCAAATG TGGCAAAAAATGGCGACGTCTGCATCTCCATCCTGCATGAACCCGGCGAGGACAAGTATGGCTATGAGAAGCCTGAAGAGCGCTGGCTGCCAATCCACACAGTGGAGACCATAATGATCAGTGTCATCTCCATGTTGGCAGACCCCAACGGAGACTCTCCTGCCAACGTAGATGCAGCT AAAGAGTGGCGAGAGGATCCTAAAGGagtttttaagaaaaaggtGGCACGCTGTGTGCGGAGGAGTCAAGAGATGGCGTACGACTAA
- the arpc3 gene encoding actin-related protein 2/3 complex subunit 3, which translates to MPAYHSSLMVPETRLVGNMALLPLKTQFKGPARGDGIESDIIDEAIYYFKANVFFKNYEIKNEADRTLIYVTLYISECLKRLQKCSSRNQGEKEMYTLGITNFPIPGEPGFPLNAMYVKPANKQEDETMRAYLQQIRQETGLRLCDRVFDPQTDKPSKWWMCFVKRQFMNKSLSAPGQ; encoded by the exons ATGCCG GCGTATCACTCAAGCCTAATGGTCCCCGAAACCAGGCTGGTGGGGAATATGGCTTTGCTTCCTCTCAAAACCCAGTTCAAGGGACCAGCCAGAGGAGACG GCATAGAGTCAGACATCATTGATGAGGCGATCTACTACTTTAAGGCCAATGTTTTCTTTAAGAACTATGAAATCAAG aaTGAGGCAGACAGGACGCTGATCTACGTCACACTGTACATTTCTGAATGCCTAAAGAGGCTACAGAAG TGCAGCTCCAGGAACCAGGGAGAGAAGGAGATGTACACACTGGGCATCACTAACTTCCCCATTCCTGGAGAGCCTGGCTTCCCTCTTAATGCTATGTACGTCAAACCTGCGAACAAGCAAGAGGACG AGACTATGAGGGCGTACCTCCAGCAGATCCGCCAGGAGACCGGCTTGAGGCTATGTGATCGCGTGTTCGACCCCCAGACAGACAAACCCAGCAAG tggTGGATGTGCTTTGTCAAGAGGCAGTTCATGAACAAAAGTCTGTCAGCTCCTGGACAGTGA
- the gpn3 gene encoding GPN-loop GTPase 3 → MPRYAQLVIGPAGSGKSTYCSTMVQHLQTLNRSVQVVNLDPAAEHFDYPVMADIRELIQVDDVMEDTSLRFGPNGGLVFCMEYFANNFDWLGESLGHVEDDYILFDCPGQIELYTHLPVMKQLVEQLQQWEFRVCGVFLVDSQFMVESFKFISGVMVALSAMVSLEIPQINIMTKMDLLSPKAKKEIEKYLDPDMYAMMEDNSDNIRSKKFKNLTKAICGLIDDYSMVRFLPFDRTDEEGINIVLQNIDFSIQYGEDLEFKEPKEVDEEPANSNYDSFFQDKVDSRGLE, encoded by the exons ATGCCTCGTTATGCACAGCTAGTGATTGGGCCGGCGGGTAGCGGTAAG aGTACCTACTGCTCCACCATGGTCCAGCATTTACAGACCCTTAACCGCTCAGTTCAGGTGGTCAATCTGGACCCAGCAGCTGAGCACTTTGACTACCCTGTCATGGCAG ATATCCGGGAGCTGATCCAGGTGGACGACGTGATGGAGGACACTTCTCTCAGATTTGGCCCTAACGGAGGTCTGGTCTTCTGCATGGAATACTTTGCCAACAACTTTGACTGGCTGGGGGAAAGCCTGGGGCATGTTGAGGATGACTACATACTGTTCGACTGCCCAG GTCAGATTGAACTTTatacacacctccctgtaatgAAGCAGCTggtggagcagctccagcagtggGAGTTCCGGGTGTGTGGGGTCTTTCTGGTAGACTCCCAGTTCATGGTGGAGTCTTTTAAG TTCATCTCAGGAGTCATGGTTGCCCTGAGTGCCATGGTGTCATTAGAAATCCCTCAAATAAACATCATGACAAAAATGGACCTGCTAAGTCCCAAAGCCAAGAAAGAGATTGAGAA GTACTTGGACCCAGACATGTACGCAATGATGGAAGATAACTCCGATAACATCAGAAGCAAAAAGTTCAAGAATCTGACCAAAGCCATCTGTGGTCTG aTTGATGACTACAGTATGGTAAGATTCCTGCCCTTTGACCGTACAGATGAGGAAGGTATTAACATAGTACTGCAAAACATTGACTTCTCTATACAATATGGAGAGGACCTGGAGTTCAAGGAGCCGAAG GAGGTTGATGAAGAGCCTGCGAATTCCAATTATGATTCGTTTTTTCAAGACAAGGTTGACAGCCGAGGACTGGAGTAG
- the rnf170 gene encoding E3 ubiquitin-protein ligase RNF170 — protein sequence MEDSLCGDLDYLVQDEDTLIEGVSNQVLLVVVLSITFLVGLLTLLCRQEQQNIHPENQEHVRAVRQQLQTEQDENPQAEARQQYYTDMSCPVCLQQAVLPVETNCGHLFCGSCIIAYWRYGTWLGAIHCPICRQMVTLLFPLFHEHTAPQTVQNGEGEPQLILTDINDYNRRFSGQPRSYMDRLRDVPTLLRHAFREMFSVGGLFWMFRIRILLCLVGALTYLVSPLDILPEALFGLLGFMDDFFVILLLFVYISIMYREVVTQRLNG from the exons ATGGAGGACAGTCTATGTGGGGACTTGGACTACCTGGTCCAAGATGAAGACACCCTCATCGAAGGTGTCAGCAACCAGGTCTTATTGGTTGTGGTGCTCAGTATCACCTTCCTTGTGGGCCTTCTCACTCTGCTCTGCAG ACAAGAGCAGCAGAACATTCATCCGGAGAATCAGGAGCATGTTCGAGCCGTCCGACAACAGCTCCAAACAGAGCAG GACGAAAATCCTCAGGCGGAGGCCAGACAGCAGTATTACACAGACATGTCTTGTCCTGTGTGTTTACAGCAGGCTGTTCTGCCTGTGGAAACCAATTGTGGACACCTTTTCTGTG GCTCCTGCATTATAGCCTACTGGAGGTATGGCACATGGCTGGGTGCAATTCACTGCCCCATCTGCCGACAAATG GTAACGCTGCTCTTCCCACTATTTCATGAACACACCGCTCCTCAGACGGTCCAGAATGGCGAGGGGGAACCGCAGCTGATCTTAACAGACATTAACGATTACAACCGCAGGTTCTCAGGCCAGCCAAGATCT TATATGGACAGGCTGCGAGATGTGCCCACCTTGCTCCGTCATGCCTTTAGGGAGATGTTCTCTGTGGGAGGCCTCTTCTGGATGTTCAGGATTCGCATTCTTCTCTGCCTAGTGGGAGCACTCACCTACCTGGTGTCGCCGCTTGACATCCTCCCTGAGGCACTTTTCGGTCTGCTGGGATTCATGGACGATTTCTTTGTGATCCTACTTCTCTTTGTGTACATCTCTATCATGTACAGAGAGGTGGTCACGCAGAGACTGAATGGCTAA